The window CCGCTGGATTTTTTATTGCTTCCTTATTTTTCACACCCTTAGTTTCTATCGTTCCATCTTTTGCTACATCTCCAGCGCTTATTATTGTTGGTGTCTATATGTTTAAAAATATTTATGAGTTAGATTGGAAAGACTATAAAACTCTTTTTCCATCTTTTGTAACAATTCTAATGATGCCTTTAACTTATAGTATAAGTACTGGTTTAGCTTTTGGATTTATATCTTATATAATTATTCATGCTGGAACAGGTGATTTCAAAAAAATAAATCCTACTCTTTTAGTTATAGGAGCTTTGTCTGTTCTAAGTTTAATAGTATAATAATAAAAAACAGCTAAAATTTTTAGCTGTTTTTTATTAAATCTATTAATACTTCTATTAACTTTTCTCTAGCTGGAGATTTTGTCATTGGAATATGATCTGAATCTAATGTCACATACTTCCATTTTCTATCTTCAACCCTTGATTTCATTATTCTTTTTGGTCTTTCTAAATGCTCAAAACCACTACTATCTAAGCAATCTATATAAGCTCCTGGTATTTTTTTCCCTTTCCCTTTAAATTTTACCTTTTCCATATATGGACTAAAAGGCATATCTTTTATTAATGGATGTTCTTTTCCAAATAATCTTTTAGGTAGATATTTTCCCTCTCCTTCATTTTTACAAATATCATATAATTCATTTTCTCTCTTTTCTCCAAATAAAGTTAAAATGCTCTCATTATTTTCTAAGAAAAAACTATCAATATATATTTGGTATTTTATTCTTTCTGGAATCAATTCAACTACAGCTGAAACTACAGCTCCTCCAAAAGAATGCCCTATTAAATAAACATCATATAAATTATTCTTTAATATCAAAGCCTCTATCTCTTTGGCATAGGTAGTTAATGTTGTTTTATTTTCTATTAATTGTTTCCGATCCCCTATTGCTGATAAATTTGGAGCGTAAACATTATTACCATACAGTTTTAAAATTTTTTCTATATCTCTAAATACCCATCCCCCTACCCCTGCTCCATGTATTAAAATTATATTTTTTTTCATTTTTCACCTCTATAAATAATAAAAGGCTTGATTAATATCAAGCCTTTATATCTTACATTCCTTTTAATAATATTTGTACCTCTGGTCCAATTGGTAATCCGCTTAACATCCAAGCTGCTAAGAAAATTGACCATCCAATTAAGAATGTTATTGAGTAAGGAAGCATTACTGATATAAGAGTTCCTAAAGAAGCTTTTTTATCATATTTTTGCATAAATACAATTATCATGGCAAAGTATGACATTAATGGAGAGATTATATTTGTACTTGAATCTCCTATTCTATAAGCTAATTGAGTAAACTCTGGTGAATAACCTATTCTCATTAACATTGGTATAAATACTGGCGCTAATATAGCCCATTTAGCTGAGGCTGATCCCATAAATAGATTTAAGAAACCTACTATTAAAATAAATCCAATTACTAATGGAATTCCACCAATTCCAGCTGTTTCTAAGAAGTCTGCTCCTTTTACTGCTAATATTGTACCTAAATTTGTATACCCAAAGTAGGCTATGAATTGAGCAGCAAAGAAAACTAAAACAATATATCCCGCCATTCCTTGCATTGATTTTGTTAACATTCCCATTACATCAGAATCATTTTTTATTGTTCCTATAGATTTTCCATATGCTAATCCTGGAAGAGCAAAGAAAATAACAATTATTGGTACTAGTCCACTTCCTAAGAAATTTTTACCTAATGCAAAATAAATAGGTACTAATAAAACTAGCATTATTACTGTCGCCATTCCTGCAGCTCTTAAAGCCTTTTTCTCCTCTGTTGTTACTTCTTGGAAATCAATCGCTTCATCACCAGTATATTTTCCTAATCTTGGCTCTACTATCTTATCATTTATTAAAGTTCCTAAAAATGCAATTACAAATGTTGATGCCATCATAAAGTACCAGTTTGCTGTTGGTAATACCTCATATGTTGGATCTAATATTTTTGCTGCCTCTGTTGAGATTCCACCTAAAAGTGGATCAATTGTTCCTATCAATAAATTTGCTGAGAATCCTCCAGATACTCCTGCAAAAGCCGCAGCTAATCCTGCAATTGGATGTCTTCCAAAAGATAAGAAAATTAATGCTGCAAGTGGTGGTAAAACAACATACCCTGCATCAGAAGCCACATTTGACATAATTCCTAAAAATATAACCATAACTGTTACTAACTTTTTAGGTGTTGATAATGCTACTTTTTTTAGAATCGCTGCCATTAATCCAGACCTTTCAGCTATTCCTATACCTATTATAGCAACTAATACTGTTCCTAATGGTGCAAATCCAGTAAAGTTTTTAACCATTGAAGTAAAAATATAATTTACTCCCTCTTTTGTCATTAAAGATTTAGTTGATATAACCATCTCTTCTGTTTTCATTGTTTTACTATTAATTCCAACAAAATCAACTGACCAACCTAAGGCTCCACCTATACCTGATATTACTACTACTACTACAGCAAGTATTGCAAAAAGTGTTGCTGGATGTGGTAGAGCGTTTCCTCCCTTTTCAATTATATTCAAGAATTTGTCTATAAAACTCTTGTTTTGAAGTTCGTTCTTTTTTAATTCAGCTTCCATATTCCCCTCCATATTGATAATTTATTTTCATTTTATAACAAAATGATTAATAAACTTTCTACTATAGATAAAGAATATCATATTTTTAGTCAAATTAAAAAGATTAATTTTATATATCTTTTATAAAAAAAATATATATTCGTCAGCAATTAGTACTTTTTACGAACATTTTTTTGTTTTTTAATATTCGTTATGCTGTTATTTAATTTTTTTAAAAGTTTTTTCTAATGAAGTTAATTTTTCATAAGAATCTTTTTTTACTAAAATATCATCTTCTATTCTAACTCCACCAAAATTAGGTATATAAATACCTGGTTCTACCGTAATTACCATTCCTTCTTTTAATATTTTATTCTCTGCTTTAAAAGAAACTCCTGGATATTCGTGAATTTGTAATCCTATTCCGTGTCCTAATCCATGACCAAAATATTCCCCATATCCTTTTTCTTTTATAAAGTTTCTTGCTATAGCATCTAACTCATGAGTTGTTACTCCCTCTTTCACTTCTTTTATTGCTATTTCATTCGCTTCCTTTACAATATTATATATTTCTAAATGCTTTTCTGTTGGATTATCTCCTACATAAAACGTTCTCGTTATATCTGAAGCATATCCTTTATAAAAACATCCATAATCTATTGTTAAAAATCCTTCTTCTATTCTTTTATCACTAGCTACTCCATGAGGAAGAGATGATCTTTCATTAGAAGCTACAATAAGATCAAAGGATGGTTTTGATGCACCTAATTTTCTCATTTGATATTCTAACTCTGCAGCAATTTCAGTTTCCTTTACACCAATTTTGATTTTAGGTAAAGTTATTTCCAAAGCTTTCTCAGCTATTCTTATTGATTCTTTTATTATTTCAATCTCTTCTTTTGATTTAATTTCTCTTATATTTAGGAAGCTATCATCTAAATATACATATTCAACTTCTGGAAAATTTTCTTTAAAAAGTTTAAATTGATCTAAAGTTACATTTTGATTTTCAATAGCTATTTTTTTTGCACCAAACTCCTTTA of the Cetobacterium sp. NK01 genome contains:
- a CDS encoding alpha/beta fold hydrolase gives rise to the protein MKKNIILIHGAGVGGWVFRDIEKILKLYGNNVYAPNLSAIGDRKQLIENKTTLTTYAKEIEALILKNNLYDVYLIGHSFGGAVVSAVVELIPERIKYQIYIDSFFLENNESILTLFGEKRENELYDICKNEGEGKYLPKRLFGKEHPLIKDMPFSPYMEKVKFKGKGKKIPGAYIDCLDSSGFEHLERPKRIMKSRVEDRKWKYVTLDSDHIPMTKSPAREKLIEVLIDLIKNS
- a CDS encoding AbgT family transporter, which produces MEAELKKNELQNKSFIDKFLNIIEKGGNALPHPATLFAILAVVVVVISGIGGALGWSVDFVGINSKTMKTEEMVISTKSLMTKEGVNYIFTSMVKNFTGFAPLGTVLVAIIGIGIAERSGLMAAILKKVALSTPKKLVTVMVIFLGIMSNVASDAGYVVLPPLAALIFLSFGRHPIAGLAAAFAGVSGGFSANLLIGTIDPLLGGISTEAAKILDPTYEVLPTANWYFMMASTFVIAFLGTLINDKIVEPRLGKYTGDEAIDFQEVTTEEKKALRAAGMATVIMLVLLVPIYFALGKNFLGSGLVPIIVIFFALPGLAYGKSIGTIKNDSDVMGMLTKSMQGMAGYIVLVFFAAQFIAYFGYTNLGTILAVKGADFLETAGIGGIPLVIGFILIVGFLNLFMGSASAKWAILAPVFIPMLMRIGYSPEFTQLAYRIGDSSTNIISPLMSYFAMIIVFMQKYDKKASLGTLISVMLPYSITFLIGWSIFLAAWMLSGLPIGPEVQILLKGM
- a CDS encoding aminopeptidase P family protein, producing the protein MKLKELMREKGVDAVLITNLLNVRYFTGFTGTTGTGLVIGEKKFFITDFRYVSQGKEQVEKNGFELICENVSTLKKVGELLKEFGAKKIAIENQNVTLDQFKLFKENFPEVEYVYLDDSFLNIREIKSKEEIEIIKESIRIAEKALEITLPKIKIGVKETEIAAELEYQMRKLGASKPSFDLIVASNERSSLPHGVASDKRIEEGFLTIDYGCFYKGYASDITRTFYVGDNPTEKHLEIYNIVKEANEIAIKEVKEGVTTHELDAIARNFIKEKGYGEYFGHGLGHGIGLQIHEYPGVSFKAENKILKEGMVITVEPGIYIPNFGGVRIEDDILVKKDSYEKLTSLEKTFKKIK